In one window of Halomarina pelagica DNA:
- a CDS encoding O-acetylhomoserine aminocarboxypropyltransferase/cysteine synthase family protein, which produces MNDETPLGFGTRCVHAGQRADPATGAAAPPLYQTSSYEFPDADVAAARYALEDDDHVYSRISNPTVALLEDRLASLSGGVGALCTASGMAALDAATLVLAGAGDNVVSASSIYGGTHTYLSHTASRRGIEARFVDTLDVDAYADAIDEDTAYVHLETIGNPSLVTADLERIADVAHEAGVPLFVDNTFATPALCRPIEHGADLVWESTTKWIHGSGTTVGGVLVDGGTFPWEEYPEKYPEVGGANPAFHGLNFAERYGERAFTEAARQRALRSLGDQQSPFDAWVTLQGLETLALRMERHCANAQVVAEFLANHPDVAWVTYPGLESHETHDLATRYLDGGYGGVIAFGLEDGYEGGKRLCENVRLARFLANIGDAKTLVIHPASTTHAQLDEAAQRASGVTPDLVRLSVGIEDPEDVVADLERAIGT; this is translated from the coding sequence ATGAACGACGAGACTCCGCTGGGGTTCGGGACCCGCTGCGTCCACGCCGGGCAGCGCGCGGACCCGGCGACGGGGGCGGCGGCCCCGCCGCTGTATCAGACCTCCTCCTACGAGTTCCCGGACGCGGACGTGGCCGCGGCCCGGTACGCGCTGGAGGACGACGACCACGTCTACTCGCGCATCAGCAACCCGACCGTCGCGCTGCTCGAGGACCGCCTCGCCTCGCTGTCCGGCGGCGTCGGCGCGCTCTGCACCGCCTCGGGGATGGCCGCGCTCGACGCCGCGACGCTCGTCCTCGCCGGCGCGGGCGACAACGTCGTCTCCGCCTCCTCCATCTACGGCGGGACCCACACGTACCTCTCGCACACGGCCAGCAGGCGGGGGATCGAGGCGCGGTTCGTCGACACGCTCGACGTCGACGCCTACGCGGACGCCATCGACGAGGACACCGCCTACGTCCACCTCGAGACGATCGGCAACCCGTCGCTCGTCACCGCGGATCTCGAGCGGATCGCCGACGTGGCCCACGAGGCGGGCGTCCCGCTGTTCGTGGACAACACGTTCGCCACGCCGGCGCTCTGTCGGCCGATCGAGCACGGCGCGGACCTCGTCTGGGAGTCGACGACGAAGTGGATCCACGGCTCGGGCACCACGGTCGGCGGCGTCCTCGTCGACGGCGGCACCTTCCCCTGGGAGGAGTACCCCGAGAAGTACCCCGAGGTGGGCGGCGCGAACCCCGCCTTCCACGGGCTGAACTTCGCCGAGCGCTACGGCGAGCGGGCGTTCACCGAGGCCGCCCGCCAGCGTGCGCTCCGGTCGCTCGGCGACCAGCAGTCGCCCTTCGACGCCTGGGTCACCCTCCAGGGGCTGGAGACGCTCGCGCTCCGGATGGAGCGCCACTGCGCCAACGCGCAGGTCGTCGCGGAGTTCCTCGCGAACCACCCCGACGTGGCGTGGGTCACCTATCCCGGACTCGAGTCCCACGAGACCCACGACCTGGCCACGCGGTACCTCGACGGCGGCTACGGCGGCGTGATCGCCTTCGGCCTGGAGGACGGCTACGAAGGCGGAAAGCGCCTCTGCGAGAACGTGCGCCTCGCGCGCTTCCTCGCCAACATCGGCGACGCGAAGACGCTCGTCATCCACCCGGCGAGCACGACCCACGCGCAA
- a CDS encoding TRAP transporter permease → MTDDTHSRTNRPLADADESNHPPRRPDGGTVDSPADDDVLSEEEREELRQEIERKRDLRGATAVLVSVIGILFSAFQMWLAARGQDFELTLPFGVTVDLGQLQALQVNAIHVTFALVLAFLLFPTTTGDGFLSRRLARVVPAVRTRFGASSPATRAAEGVRRGVRWFMVDDDFERVTPLDALFVLFSIMAGGYIVTDFEEILNLRLFGIDQGAPIQEVFTFLAVPVQAISALGIPLDTLSYAYLVGIVGVLMVLEATRRTLGLPLTIIVASFIVYAHYGHLISVDTPVVGVLAIDQFSWAEIVQNLWYNVNNGVFGIPVSVSVQFIYIFILFGAFLETSGAGQWFIDLAYAATGTRKGGPAKASVLASGFMGTISGSSIANTVTTGAFTIPLMKRSGYSPEFSGAVESSASSGGQILPPVMGAAAFLMIQYTGTPFSDIITAAAVPAVVFFFGVWVMVHLEASRVGIGGLSKDEVIDTRTHVRRGWFYLVPVVLLLYYLLIARLSVARSAWFTLVAIMALIAFVAAYNERTRLPLIGVVAMLTLGSFAAYLVTGTGLVGLVTGAGDGGVGLRTAAYGALGDLGTIVIVVSLATLLLRPHLDSPLLDYDAQVDEAVEETADLLNRPRLTDNAPFTYGGFVLQSMNAGARTAVEVVIAVAAAGIIPGVVASTGLGPNLVQLIANLAGGSIVLLLVVTAISAIILGMGMPTTVTYIILSALLVPAITELSAIPVLAAHLFVLYFGVIADITPPVAVAAYAASGIAKSDPFKTGVEAFSLSLNKAIVPFAFVLTPGILLIRGTGENATVVGLGAVADPAFFLLEVLVPIAGVFLGVVALGATVIGFLYAGLGRGQRALFALSAFLLMAPKLLLNAVFDLLAALGVAVGIGDPLLLDLVLRGLGGALFGVLAVVNRRGAAGESTTTEEVAPTTD, encoded by the coding sequence ATGACGGACGATACGCACTCCCGGACGAACCGCCCGCTCGCCGACGCCGACGAGTCGAACCACCCGCCCCGCAGACCCGACGGCGGGACCGTCGACTCCCCGGCGGACGACGACGTACTCTCCGAGGAGGAGCGGGAGGAACTCAGACAGGAGATCGAGCGCAAGCGCGACCTGCGCGGCGCGACGGCCGTGCTCGTCTCGGTCATCGGGATCCTCTTCTCGGCGTTCCAGATGTGGCTCGCCGCGCGCGGGCAGGACTTCGAACTCACGCTCCCGTTCGGCGTCACCGTGGATCTGGGACAGCTACAGGCGTTGCAGGTCAACGCCATCCACGTCACGTTCGCGCTCGTGCTGGCGTTCCTCCTGTTCCCGACGACGACGGGCGACGGCTTCCTCAGTCGTCGGCTCGCGAGGGTCGTCCCCGCGGTCCGGACGCGCTTCGGGGCGTCCAGTCCCGCCACCCGCGCCGCCGAGGGCGTCCGACGCGGCGTGCGGTGGTTCATGGTCGATGACGACTTCGAACGCGTCACGCCGCTCGACGCGCTGTTCGTCCTGTTCTCGATCATGGCGGGCGGGTACATCGTCACCGACTTCGAGGAGATCCTGAACCTCCGGCTGTTCGGCATCGACCAGGGCGCGCCGATCCAGGAAGTGTTCACCTTCCTCGCGGTGCCGGTGCAGGCGATCTCCGCGCTCGGTATCCCGCTCGATACGCTCTCCTACGCCTACCTCGTCGGCATCGTCGGGGTGCTGATGGTGCTCGAGGCGACCCGCCGGACGCTCGGCCTGCCGCTCACGATCATCGTGGCGTCTTTCATCGTCTACGCCCACTACGGGCACCTCATCTCCGTCGATACGCCCGTCGTTGGGGTGCTCGCGATCGATCAGTTCTCGTGGGCAGAGATCGTCCAGAACCTCTGGTACAACGTCAACAACGGGGTCTTCGGCATCCCCGTCTCGGTGAGCGTCCAGTTCATCTACATCTTCATCCTGTTCGGGGCGTTCCTCGAGACCAGCGGTGCGGGCCAGTGGTTCATCGACCTCGCCTACGCCGCGACGGGGACGCGCAAGGGCGGCCCCGCGAAGGCGTCCGTCCTCGCGTCGGGGTTCATGGGTACCATCTCCGGGTCGTCTATCGCCAACACCGTCACGACGGGTGCGTTCACGATCCCGCTGATGAAGCGCTCGGGCTACAGCCCCGAGTTCTCCGGCGCGGTCGAGTCCTCCGCCTCCTCCGGGGGACAGATCCTCCCGCCGGTGATGGGGGCGGCGGCGTTCCTGATGATCCAGTACACGGGGACGCCGTTCTCCGACATCATCACCGCGGCGGCCGTCCCGGCGGTCGTGTTCTTCTTCGGCGTCTGGGTGATGGTCCACCTGGAGGCCTCCCGGGTCGGCATCGGCGGCCTGTCGAAGGACGAGGTCATCGACACGCGGACGCACGTCCGCCGCGGGTGGTTCTACCTCGTCCCCGTCGTCCTGTTGCTCTACTACCTGCTGATCGCGCGGCTGTCGGTCGCGCGCTCCGCGTGGTTCACGCTCGTCGCCATCATGGCGCTGATCGCGTTCGTGGCGGCGTACAACGAGCGGACCCGCCTCCCGCTGATCGGCGTCGTCGCGATGCTCACGCTCGGCTCGTTCGCGGCGTATCTCGTCACCGGAACGGGCCTGGTCGGCCTCGTCACGGGTGCCGGCGACGGGGGCGTCGGCCTGCGGACCGCGGCCTACGGCGCGCTCGGCGATCTGGGAACGATCGTCATCGTGGTGAGCCTCGCCACCCTGTTGCTGCGCCCGCACCTCGACTCGCCGCTGCTCGACTACGACGCGCAGGTCGACGAGGCGGTCGAGGAGACCGCCGACCTGCTGAACCGGCCACGATTGACGGACAACGCTCCGTTCACGTACGGCGGGTTCGTCCTCCAGTCGATGAACGCGGGTGCGCGGACGGCCGTCGAGGTCGTCATCGCCGTCGCCGCCGCCGGCATCATCCCCGGCGTCGTCGCGTCGACCGGGCTGGGGCCGAACCTGGTCCAGCTCATCGCCAACCTCGCGGGCGGCTCCATCGTCCTCCTGCTCGTCGTGACGGCCATCTCGGCCATCATCCTCGGGATGGGGATGCCGACGACGGTGACGTACATCATCCTCTCGGCGCTGCTCGTCCCCGCCATCACCGAACTGAGCGCCATCCCGGTGCTCGCGGCGCACCTGTTCGTCCTCTACTTCGGCGTCATCGCCGACATCACGCCGCCGGTAGCCGTCGCCGCCTACGCGGCGAGCGGGATCGCGAAGTCCGACCCGTTCAAGACGGGCGTCGAGGCGTTCTCGCTGTCGCTGAACAAGGCCATCGTTCCGTTCGCGTTCGTTCTCACGCCCGGCATCCTGCTTATCAGGGGGACCGGCGAGAACGCGACGGTGGTCGGTCTCGGCGCGGTCGCCGATCCGGCGTTCTTCCTCCTCGAGGTGCTCGTACCTATCGCCGGCGTGTTCCTCGGCGTCGTCGCGCTCGGCGCGACCGTCATCGGCTTCCTCTACGCCGGCCTCGGTCGGGGCCAGCGCGCCCTGTTCGCGCTCTCGGCGTTCCTGCTCATGGCCCCGAAGCTGCTGCTCAACGCCGTCTTCGACCTGCTCGCGGCGCTCGGGGTCGCCGTCGGGATCGGCGATCCCCTCCTGCTCGACCTCGTGCTCCGCGGCCTCGGCGGCGCGCTCTTCGGCGTCCTCGCCGTCGTGAACCGACGGGGGGCCGCGGGCGAGTCCACGACGACCGAAGAGGTCGCCCCGACGACCGACTGA
- a CDS encoding DUF1850 domain-containing protein — MRTAVRAFAAVFVCLLAVGGAAAVPAGQALVVSDAQTGERLLVVPVEENATVALEYTHSVEKTRVLDVYAVRDDRLVMTRMEFQSYGWGLPARANVTLAEDGNLTFDPAWAGEELYVKPGRVAGHELHVGNRTYDLVARSDARSVRLSIAQRSALDVALSYLS, encoded by the coding sequence ATGCGAACCGCAGTTCGGGCGTTCGCGGCGGTTTTCGTCTGTCTGCTCGCGGTGGGAGGAGCGGCGGCGGTGCCCGCCGGCCAGGCGCTCGTCGTCTCGGACGCCCAGACGGGCGAACGGCTGCTCGTCGTCCCGGTCGAGGAGAACGCGACAGTCGCGCTCGAGTACACTCACAGCGTCGAGAAGACGCGGGTGCTCGACGTCTACGCCGTCAGGGACGACCGACTCGTCATGACGCGCATGGAGTTTCAGTCGTACGGCTGGGGGCTCCCCGCCCGCGCGAACGTGACGCTCGCCGAGGACGGCAACCTCACGTTCGACCCGGCGTGGGCCGGCGAAGAACTATACGTGAAGCCCGGCCGCGTCGCCGGGCACGAACTCCACGTCGGTAACCGAACCTACGACCTCGTCGCCCGCTCCGACGCGCGGTCAGTCCGCCTCTCGATCGCCCAGCGCTCCGCGCTCGACGTCGCCCTCTCGTACCTATCATGA
- a CDS encoding TAXI family TRAP transporter solute-binding subunit gives MTQRANRRTFLTAVGAVGASLLAGCAGGGGGDGNGSGDGNGSGGGGGGGGGSNRLTWDAGGTGGTYFPLSNQLKGIIQDNTDYKVTVRSTGASVENVGSLSQGDADFALIQNDIAYFAYNGEGIEAFKGNAIKNLRGVATLYPETIHIVTLAETGITKPADLQGKTINTGDIGSGTQVNAVQILEALGITEYDEQNTGFSRAAEQLKNGDADAAFVVGGWPVGAVNELATTEDLVIVPIEGQNRQKVLDAAPFYAEDEIPEGTYDNQQPVPTVSVQAMIATTAEVPEKTVEEVTAAIFDNTSEISIKQQFITKDSAQEGMSIPLHPGAKAYFGSGGSGGNATNQSGNDSSSNESAN, from the coding sequence ATGACGCAACGTGCTAATCGACGAACGTTTTTGACTGCGGTCGGTGCAGTCGGAGCATCCCTCCTCGCCGGGTGCGCCGGCGGCGGTGGCGGCGACGGTAACGGCTCCGGCGACGGCAATGGCTCTGGTGGTGGTGGCGGCGGTGGCGGCGGTTCTAACCGCCTCACGTGGGACGCTGGCGGGACCGGTGGGACGTACTTCCCCCTGTCCAACCAGCTGAAGGGCATCATCCAGGACAACACGGACTACAAGGTCACCGTCCGCTCGACGGGGGCGAGCGTCGAGAACGTCGGCAGCCTCTCGCAGGGGGACGCGGACTTCGCGCTCATCCAGAACGACATCGCCTACTTCGCGTACAACGGCGAGGGCATCGAGGCGTTCAAGGGGAACGCCATCAAGAACCTCCGCGGCGTCGCCACGCTCTACCCCGAGACGATCCACATCGTCACGCTGGCGGAGACGGGGATCACGAAGCCCGCCGACCTCCAGGGCAAGACGATCAACACGGGCGACATCGGGAGCGGCACGCAGGTCAACGCCGTCCAGATCCTCGAGGCCCTCGGTATCACCGAGTACGACGAGCAGAACACCGGGTTCTCGCGCGCGGCCGAGCAGTTGAAGAACGGCGACGCCGACGCCGCCTTCGTCGTCGGCGGGTGGCCCGTCGGTGCCGTCAACGAACTCGCGACCACGGAGGACCTGGTCATCGTCCCCATCGAGGGTCAGAACCGCCAGAAGGTCCTCGACGCCGCGCCGTTCTACGCGGAGGACGAGATTCCGGAGGGGACCTACGACAACCAGCAGCCCGTCCCGACCGTCTCCGTACAGGCGATGATCGCGACGACCGCCGAGGTGCCGGAGAAGACCGTCGAGGAGGTTACCGCCGCCATCTTCGACAACACGAGTGAGATCAGCATCAAACAGCAGTTCATCACGAAAGACAGCGCCCAGGAAGGGATGTCCATCCCGCTGCACCCCGGCGCGAAGGCGTACTTCGGCAGCGGCGGCAGCGGCGGCAACGCGACCAACCAGTCGGGCAACGACAGCTCGAGCAACGAGAGCGCCAACTGA
- a CDS encoding MFS transporter, whose translation MTVKRARTVLAATVFAVLFAQVLLYPGVTDLVALWTDAPAGESLAETGLDAGKWFLAAEFAGFVLFAGAWGALSDALGRRVPLVTAGALGGALGYAALAGLALVDASFGTVLLVRFAQGALTIGAFSLAMTMLMDLDGGHGRNMGAAGIAIGLGTALGAPVGGRLADLDPIAPVVAAGALLVLPGLVVLLVEDRAPGGREGEGALAALSSLRARPALSLPYAFGFIDRLTAGFFALVGTVYLRSAFDLDATATGLLLGAFFAPFALLQYPMGVLSDRIGRKVPIALGSTLYGLVVVGVVLAPTVPLVAVLLVLTGVTGAFMSPATMALVTDLAAERDRGVAMGGYNVVGSFGFLVGIVGGGTLADAFGFTVAFVVVGLAEVVLAAAALPALSRVDPERVSVFDRGEKGESA comes from the coding sequence GTGACCGTCAAACGCGCGCGGACCGTCCTCGCTGCGACCGTCTTCGCGGTCCTGTTCGCCCAGGTGCTGCTGTATCCGGGCGTCACCGACCTCGTCGCGCTCTGGACTGACGCGCCCGCCGGGGAATCGCTCGCGGAGACGGGCCTCGACGCTGGCAAGTGGTTCCTCGCGGCCGAGTTCGCCGGGTTCGTCCTCTTCGCGGGCGCGTGGGGTGCGCTCAGCGACGCGCTCGGACGGCGCGTCCCGCTCGTCACGGCCGGTGCGCTGGGCGGCGCGCTCGGCTACGCGGCGCTCGCCGGTCTCGCCCTCGTCGACGCCTCCTTCGGGACCGTCCTCCTCGTCCGGTTCGCGCAGGGCGCGCTGACGATCGGCGCGTTCTCGCTCGCGATGACGATGCTGATGGACCTCGACGGCGGCCACGGGCGGAACATGGGCGCGGCCGGCATCGCCATCGGTCTCGGGACGGCCCTCGGCGCGCCCGTCGGCGGCCGCCTCGCCGACCTCGATCCGATCGCGCCGGTCGTCGCCGCTGGCGCGCTGCTCGTCCTCCCGGGGCTGGTCGTCCTGCTCGTCGAGGACCGCGCGCCCGGCGGGCGGGAGGGCGAGGGAGCGCTCGCCGCGCTCTCGAGTCTCCGGGCCCGACCCGCGCTCTCGCTCCCCTACGCCTTCGGGTTCATCGATCGGCTGACGGCGGGGTTCTTCGCGCTCGTCGGCACCGTCTACCTCCGCTCCGCCTTCGACCTCGACGCGACGGCGACGGGGCTCCTGCTCGGCGCGTTCTTCGCGCCGTTCGCGCTCCTGCAGTACCCGATGGGCGTGCTCTCCGACCGCATCGGGCGGAAGGTCCCCATCGCGCTCGGGTCGACGCTGTACGGCCTCGTCGTCGTCGGCGTCGTCCTCGCGCCGACGGTCCCGCTGGTCGCCGTCCTGCTGGTGCTGACGGGCGTCACCGGGGCGTTCATGTCGCCCGCGACGATGGCGCTCGTGACCGACCTCGCCGCGGAGCGCGATCGGGGGGTCGCCATGGGCGGCTACAACGTCGTCGGCTCGTTCGGCTTCCTGGTCGGCATCGTCGGCGGCGGGACGCTCGCCGACGCGTTCGGCTTCACGGTCGCCTTCGTCGTCGTGGGCCTCGCCGAGGTCGTCCTCGCGGCGGCGGCGCTCCCGGCGCTCTCGCGCGTCGACCCCGAGCGCGTCAGCGTCTTCGACCGCGGCGAGAAGGGAGAGAGCGCCTGA
- a CDS encoding right-handed parallel beta-helix repeat-containing protein, with protein MTGNHPGTDQLTDEKKGSEGSGPRLDRRSYLRMGAATTASLGLLGSAVPASAEGATRHGIEFDRVLNAVEDLGMDPNGNEPIDDALAGAIQSGTLIEFPPGEYLATREQEHFQLDDFGIRGTGGSRRDTQFVFPEGYNELFLTIRWGRGHLYENFTLQQYEDGETAVGLYLAPNDNLQFHDVEIAGYNARSGQRGLAPYIYDEDGTGVIDGYVRRGGGAVGRYPSGTQALFVGHKHRGTLYIRNSHVEEAGENGIYASRCQGDIRIEDCYFKNNDIASVRIAGEGSYVRGSTFVVDTDTADNDPEAFDNVRALWWESGDYAKEGGYVENCEFVLESADVSGGLLRVSGTAGAMTVRNCRFRNETRHANIFARAPSSEIDDAAITVEGVSITGGDDDPHRGGIEIVGRSGSSVTDSCISLDGGYDGVVVRHASGCTVKDSTIDVPGETVVEDDAGVATSNIDESGSCPLPDPDGGASSGGSSDDGSSSDGGSDSSASQSADTDEGSEAGEGGEPTGDGSTGSNETTGSDDGDGSSGESDDGNATDGGSSDGSSGSDDASSDGAATGGDVEVETASTDGSSDGSSGGSSDGSSGGGDGGDGATASGATPQSLPNVLSIRSDAVSPYRVVVDGAIELDPDFGTEDVVSGNTARGVLAGGWDVYRFSGEIAEFDIDGQAEVSVNGTFVDPDELGTDGGEKTESSDDLPNTISIKGDPGELLPYHVEVSGDIAFDPDFGTEDRVADGAAEGVIAGGWDVYRYSGEIVEFDVRGDADLKVNGEPVDEESV; from the coding sequence ATGACTGGGAATCACCCTGGTACCGACCAGCTGACAGATGAGAAAAAGGGGAGCGAGGGCTCCGGACCGCGTCTCGACCGGCGGTCGTATCTCCGGATGGGGGCGGCCACTACCGCGTCGCTCGGCCTCCTCGGCTCCGCCGTACCCGCGAGCGCCGAGGGCGCGACGCGGCACGGCATCGAGTTCGATCGCGTCCTGAACGCCGTCGAGGACCTCGGGATGGATCCGAACGGGAACGAACCGATCGACGACGCGCTCGCGGGCGCGATCCAGAGCGGGACGCTCATCGAGTTCCCGCCGGGCGAGTACCTCGCGACGAGAGAGCAGGAGCACTTCCAGCTCGACGACTTCGGCATCCGGGGGACCGGCGGGAGTCGCCGGGACACGCAGTTCGTCTTCCCCGAGGGGTACAACGAGCTCTTCCTGACGATCCGCTGGGGGCGCGGGCACCTCTACGAGAACTTCACGCTCCAGCAGTACGAGGACGGTGAGACCGCCGTCGGCCTGTACCTCGCTCCTAACGACAACCTCCAGTTCCACGACGTCGAGATCGCCGGATACAACGCGCGGAGCGGCCAGCGCGGCCTCGCGCCGTACATCTACGACGAGGACGGTACCGGCGTCATCGACGGCTACGTCCGCCGCGGCGGCGGCGCGGTGGGCCGGTACCCGAGCGGGACGCAGGCGCTGTTCGTCGGTCACAAGCACCGGGGGACGCTCTACATCCGCAACTCGCACGTCGAGGAGGCCGGCGAGAACGGCATCTACGCGAGCCGGTGTCAGGGAGACATCCGCATCGAGGACTGTTACTTCAAGAACAACGACATCGCGTCGGTTCGGATCGCCGGCGAGGGGTCCTACGTGAGGGGTTCGACGTTCGTCGTCGACACCGACACGGCCGACAACGACCCCGAGGCGTTCGACAACGTCCGCGCCCTCTGGTGGGAGTCGGGGGACTACGCGAAGGAGGGCGGTTACGTCGAGAACTGCGAGTTCGTCCTCGAGTCCGCCGACGTCAGCGGCGGCCTGCTGCGCGTCTCCGGTACCGCGGGCGCGATGACCGTCCGGAACTGCCGGTTCCGCAACGAGACGCGGCACGCGAACATCTTCGCGCGCGCGCCGTCGAGCGAAATCGACGACGCGGCGATCACCGTCGAGGGGGTGAGCATCACCGGCGGCGACGACGACCCCCACCGCGGCGGCATCGAGATCGTGGGGCGGTCGGGGTCGTCCGTCACCGACTCCTGCATCTCGCTCGACGGGGGGTACGACGGCGTCGTCGTCCGCCACGCCAGCGGCTGTACGGTGAAGGACAGCACCATCGACGTTCCCGGCGAGACCGTCGTCGAGGACGACGCCGGCGTCGCCACCTCGAACATCGACGAGAGCGGCTCGTGTCCGCTCCCCGATCCCGACGGCGGCGCGAGTTCCGGCGGGTCCTCCGACGACGGCTCCTCGAGCGACGGCGGGTCCGACTCGTCGGCGTCGCAGAGCGCGGACACGGACGAGGGAAGCGAGGCCGGCGAGGGGGGCGAACCCACCGGCGACGGCTCGACGGGTTCGAACGAGACGACCGGCTCGGACGACGGCGACGGCTCGTCCGGCGAATCGGATGACGGTAACGCGACCGATGGCGGTTCGTCCGACGGCTCGTCCGGTTCCGACGACGCCTCCTCGGACGGCGCGGCGACGGGCGGAGACGTCGAGGTCGAGACCGCCTCGACCGACGGATCGTCCGACGGATCGTCCGGTGGATCGTCCGACGGGTCGTCCGGAGGGGGCGACGGGGGCGACGGTGCGACCGCGTCCGGCGCGACGCCGCAGTCGCTGCCGAACGTCCTCTCCATCCGGTCGGACGCCGTCTCCCCGTACCGCGTCGTCGTCGACGGCGCGATCGAACTCGACCCCGACTTCGGCACCGAGGACGTCGTGAGCGGTAACACCGCGCGGGGCGTCCTCGCGGGGGGCTGGGACGTCTACCGCTTCTCCGGGGAGATCGCCGAGTTCGACATCGACGGCCAGGCCGAGGTCAGCGTCAACGGCACCTTCGTCGATCCCGACGAGCTGGGGACCGACGGCGGGGAGAAGACGGAGTCGAGCGACGACCTGCCCAACACGATCTCGATCAAGGGCGATCCCGGCGAACTCCTGCCGTACCACGTCGAGGTGAGCGGGGACATCGCGTTCGACCCCGACTTCGGCACCGAGGACCGCGTCGCCGACGGGGCCGCCGAGGGCGTCATCGCGGGCGGCTGGGACGTCTACCGCTACTCCGGCGAGATCGTCGAGTTCGACGTCAGGGGCGACGCCGACCTGAAGGTCAACGGCGAGCCGGTCGACGAAGAGTCGGTCTAG
- a CDS encoding pyridoxal-phosphate-dependent aminotransferase family protein — protein sequence MSEEFLLLNPGPVPLSDRVRRAMDEPMVSHRSAAFEATYERAQDGLEYVFTRSTPDERTTGEGTPLVLNGTATMGMEMAVANLADGDSEVVALVNGKFGRRFARIAERHARVTTVEVEWGESFDLDAVAEAITDDTDVVTMVHNETSTGLLNPVAEVGELVRERDALFVVDGVTSIGGDEFRIDDWGVDVAITDAQKALAAPPGVSALFVTERAAERADGESAPFYEDLEWHLRKAEQHQTPFTSAVPLFRALAEAVEEIEAEGMPARIERHRRQARAFRAGFDALGLDPFPNAAGPTERSNTVTATSLPEAVRGDRSSAFFDAVKERNVSLSGGQAHLGGEIFRVSNMGNLTPEHVIRGVRTVGEALNDAGVSADVEAGTSATEGALD from the coding sequence ATGTCGGAGGAGTTCCTCCTGTTGAATCCCGGTCCCGTCCCCCTCTCGGACCGCGTTCGACGGGCGATGGACGAGCCGATGGTATCGCACCGCTCGGCGGCGTTCGAGGCGACCTACGAGCGGGCACAGGACGGCCTCGAGTACGTCTTCACGCGCTCGACGCCCGACGAGCGCACCACCGGCGAGGGGACGCCGCTCGTCCTCAACGGGACGGCCACGATGGGGATGGAGATGGCCGTCGCCAACCTCGCAGACGGCGACAGCGAGGTCGTGGCGCTCGTCAACGGGAAGTTCGGACGGCGGTTCGCTCGCATCGCCGAGCGCCACGCCCGCGTGACGACCGTCGAGGTCGAGTGGGGCGAGTCCTTCGACCTCGACGCCGTCGCGGAGGCGATCACCGACGACACGGACGTCGTCACGATGGTCCACAACGAGACTTCCACGGGCCTGCTCAACCCGGTCGCCGAGGTCGGCGAACTGGTCCGCGAGCGCGACGCCCTGTTCGTCGTCGACGGCGTGACGAGCATCGGCGGCGACGAGTTCCGGATCGACGACTGGGGCGTCGACGTGGCGATCACCGACGCCCAGAAGGCGCTCGCCGCGCCGCCCGGCGTCAGCGCGCTGTTCGTCACCGAGCGGGCCGCAGAGCGCGCCGACGGGGAGTCCGCGCCGTTCTACGAGGACCTGGAGTGGCACCTCCGGAAGGCCGAGCAGCACCAGACACCCTTCACGAGTGCGGTACCGCTGTTCCGCGCGCTCGCCGAGGCGGTCGAGGAGATCGAAGCCGAGGGGATGCCGGCGCGCATCGAGCGCCACCGCCGACAGGCGCGGGCGTTCCGCGCGGGGTTCGACGCGCTCGGACTGGACCCCTTCCCGAACGCCGCGGGACCGACCGAACGGTCGAACACGGTCACCGCGACGTCCCTCCCCGAAGCCGTCCGCGGCGACCGCTCCTCGGCGTTCTTCGACGCGGTGAAGGAGCGCAACGTGAGCCTCTCCGGCGGGCAGGCCCACCTCGGCGGCGAGATCTTCCGCGTGAGCAACATGGGGAACCTCACCCCCGAACACGTGATCCGGGGCGTACGCACGGTCGGCGAAGCCCTGAACGACGCCGGCGTCAGCGCGGACGTCGAAGCGGGCACGTCGGCCACCGAGGGCGCGCTCGACTGA